From the genome of Glycine max cultivar Williams 82 chromosome 2, Glycine_max_v4.0, whole genome shotgun sequence, one region includes:
- the LOC100305836 gene encoding uncharacterized protein LOC100305836 — protein sequence MATFPYYTLHPLSSSLTPSSKGSVHLCPCSSTRSRSLPQFPSKLRRKATIKPRLLTIIDPILLFNGVATTFYFDTQTLIVTVSVLAAIALSLFLGLKGDPVPCERCGGNGGTKCVFCNDGKMKQEMGLINCKVCKGSGLIFCKKCGGSGYSRRL from the exons ATGGCCACTTTTCCTTACTACACCCTTCATCCTCTATCTTCTTCTCTCACTCCTTCTTCTAAAGGCTCTGTTCATCTTTGTCCATGCTCTTCCACACGTTCTCGCTCTCTTCCCCAATTCCCTTCCAAACTACGACGCAAAGCCACCATCAAGCCGAGGCTGTTGACGATCATCGACCCCATTTTGCTCTTTAACGGCGTCGCCACCACTTTCTATTTCGACACGCAAACACTTATCGTCACTGTCAGTGTTTTGGCCGCCATTGCTCTTTCTCTCTTCCTTGGCCTTAAG GGTGATCCGGTGCCTTGTGAGCGCTGTGGTGGCAACG GTGGCACAAAATGTGTATTTTGCAACGATGGCAAGATGAAGCAAGAAATGGGGTTAATTAACTGTAAAGTATGCAAGGGTTCAG GATTGATATTCTGCAAGAAATGTGGAGGTTCTGGCTATTCCCGTCGGCTATGA